Genomic window (Streptomyces liliiviolaceus):
TGACGTCGCCCGCCTCCGGCGAGGGCCGGGCCGCGAAACGGCTGAGCGGTGAGATCGCCACCGGCCTGATGGAACTGCGGGAGGAAGCCCGCCGGACCCTGCTGGTCGTGGCGTGCCACGAGGACACCTGGGAGCAGATTTCCCGGGAGGCGGTCCGGTCCGCCCTGGACCGGTTCGAGGTTCTGCCGACGCTCGGCGCGATTCCCGACGAGGCCACCGCCGCCGCCATCGTCAGCAGCCGCTTCCGGCCCTACTACGAGTCGCTGGGGTTCACCCCGCGGTCTCCCACCTGGCCGGTCACCCCGGAGGCGCTGGCCGAAGCCCCGCACCGTTACACCGCACGGCGGCTGCTCATCCGGGTCCGGAAGCACATCGAGGCGTGTCTGCAGACCGGGACGGCGGCCGAACTGACCTCCCTGGCGGGCGCGGAGCCCACGGTAGCCGCACCGCCCGCACCTGCGAGGGCCGTCAACCTGAGCACGCTGACGGAGACCTTCGACAAGCTCCGTGCCGAGGCGGACGACCTCGGGCCGCTCGAACACCCGGCCGAGGACGAGCTGATGCCCGCTCTGCTGGGCGCGGGGCTGCGGAGTCTGGTCAGGGAACTCGGTGCCGACGAGACACGGTTCTCCATCGAGACCGACTTCGGCCGCAAGGCGGCGTTGCACGCCCGGTTGCGCTATGTCGTGGACGAGGCCAGCGAGAACGAATTCCACTGGTCCTTCCGGGCGATCGCCGCGAACAACGCCATCGCCGCCCAGAACCGGATCCGCAACGCGGCCGTCGAGGCCGGCCTGACGGCCGAACTGGCGAGCCGGCGGCTGATCCTGCTGCGGAACACGCCGTACCCGAGCGGCCCCAGGACCAAGGACATCAAGGACGACTTCGAGGCGCGGGGCGGGGTGTCGTTACCGATCGGCTCCGCCGACCTGCGGACCCTGGCCGCCCTCCGGGCCATGCTCGACGACCGTACGTCGGGCCTGGACGAATGGCTGCGACAGGAGCACCCCGCTTCCCGCATCGAGGTCTTCGCGCCGGTACTGAGAGACCTACGGCAGCATCTCGGCATCGCGACCACGGAAGTCGGCGCCGGGGTGGCGGTGGATGCGGCGGGCACACCGGAGGACGCCGAGCCCGCTCGTACCGAAATCGTCGTCGGAACCACGGTCCGGGGCGGCCGTTCGTTCGCGGTACCCATGGAACGGCTCCGGATGCACACCGCGGTGGTGGGCGCGGCCGGATCAGGCAAGACGGTCCTGATCAAGCGACTCGTGGAGCAGTGCGCTCTGCGCGGCGTCTCGGCGATCGTGCTGGATCCGAACGACGACCTCGCACGGCTCGGCGACCCCTGGTCGCGCCCGCCGACGGGTTGGACGGACGACCATGAGCGCGAGGCCCGCCGCTATTTCGCGGATGCCGAGGTGGTGGTGTGGACACCGGGTCTGAACCGGGGACGTCCGATCTCCTTCTACCCGCTACCCGACTTCGGTCCCGTCCTCGACGACGAGGACGACTTCCCCCGTCTGGTCAGGTCGACGGTGACCTCACTCGCGCCACATGCCGGTGTACGCGGCAGCAGTGCGCGCGCGACCCAGCAGTTGGGGATCCTCAAACGTGCCCTCGAACGGTACGCGCGCGACGGCGGCAAGACCCTGGCCGGCTTCGTCGAGCTGCTCGCGGAGCCCCCGAGCGGAATTGTGAACAGCAGGACCAGTCGCTTCGCGGTTCAGATGGCGGACACGCTGGAAGCCTCGATGGAGACCGACCCGCTGTTCGGGGAGTCCGGCGCACCCGCCGATCCCGGCATGCTCCTGATCCCGTCGCCGGGAAAGGCCGCCCGTATCTCGGTGATCAGCTTCATCGGCCTGTCCGGCGACGAACGGGCCCAGTTCGTCAGCCGCCTCCAGGCGACCTTGTTCTCGTGGTTCAGGGCGCACCCGGTCGGCGACCGTGCCCTGGGCGGGCTGCTGGTGATGGACGAGGCGCAGAACTTCGTGCCCTCCGGCGCACCGAATCCGAGTACGGACAGCACGGTCGACCTCATCCGCCAGATACGCAAGTACGGACTCGGGATAGTCCTCGCCTCACAGCTCCCCAGGGGGATCCACAACCAGGCGCTGGGCAACACCGTGAACCAGTTCATCGGCCGACTCACCCAACCCGCGCACATCGAGGCCGTCAGGACCATGGCCCAGGCGCGGAACGCGGTCCTCGACAACCTCGCCGGTCTCAGGG
Coding sequences:
- a CDS encoding ATP-binding protein, whose protein sequence is MNGELAALEALYISTALTQEEIWTPVTSYHVDGLHPEVFRRLGRAMGAVERAHSPVAAVVRGETGSGKTHLLGWTRHEIQERGGSFFYIKLVTGRSFWESATDSLVDSLYREDEGGQEQLTRLLDELSRRARLDTDTRTAVTGRGEVTRDHVDAFVRGIRTIDRQVGNEAADTARALALLASADDLVEIGRAYFALNDDDGDKRAAWGMSPGGRPAQLVLRDLTRLFALVGPLVFAFDQLDTLVSAAETSSLTSPASGEGRAAKRLSGEIATGLMELREEARRTLLVVACHEDTWEQISREAVRSALDRFEVLPTLGAIPDEATAAAIVSSRFRPYYESLGFTPRSPTWPVTPEALAEAPHRYTARRLLIRVRKHIEACLQTGTAAELTSLAGAEPTVAAPPAPARAVNLSTLTETFDKLRAEADDLGPLEHPAEDELMPALLGAGLRSLVRELGADETRFSIETDFGRKAALHARLRYVVDEASENEFHWSFRAIAANNAIAAQNRIRNAAVEAGLTAELASRRLILLRNTPYPSGPRTKDIKDDFEARGGVSLPIGSADLRTLAALRAMLDDRTSGLDEWLRQEHPASRIEVFAPVLRDLRQHLGIATTEVGAGVAVDAAGTPEDAEPARTEIVVGTTVRGGRSFAVPMERLRMHTAVVGAAGSGKTVLIKRLVEQCALRGVSAIVLDPNDDLARLGDPWSRPPTGWTDDHEREARRYFADAEVVVWTPGLNRGRPISFYPLPDFGPVLDDEDDFPRLVRSTVTSLAPHAGVRGSSARATQQLGILKRALERYARDGGKTLAGFVELLAEPPSGIVNSRTSRFAVQMADTLEASMETDPLFGESGAPADPGMLLIPSPGKAARISVISFIGLSGDERAQFVSRLQATLFSWFRAHPVGDRALGGLLVMDEAQNFVPSGAPNPSTDSTVDLIRQIRKYGLGIVLASQLPRGIHNQALGNTVNQFIGRLTQPAHIEAVRTMAQARNAVLDNLAGLRAGMFNAASEGTGFSKIEVPICLSHHDVPLTENEIVERARRGPERS